A DNA window from Eptesicus fuscus isolate TK198812 chromosome 8, DD_ASM_mEF_20220401, whole genome shotgun sequence contains the following coding sequences:
- the GPR18 gene encoding N-arachidonyl glycine receptor: MPTNNYKMATSHNQAQPGSSNSSYPDEYKIAALVFYSCIFIIGVFVNVTALWVFSCSTKKRTTVTIYMMNVALLDLIFIMSLPFRMFYYAKGEWPFGEYFCQILGALTVFYPSIALWLLAFISADRYMAIVQPKYAKELKKTCKAVLACVGVWIMTLITTIPLLLLYEDPDKASTPATCLKISDIIHLKAINILNFTRLIFFFLIPLFIMIGCYLVIIHSLLHGRTSKLKPKVKEKSIRIIITLLVQVIVCFMPFHICFAFLMLEGDENSYNPWGAFTTFLMNLSTCLDVILYYIVSKQFQARVISVMLYRNYLRSVRRKSFRSASLRSLSNINSDML; the protein is encoded by the coding sequence ATGCCCACCAACAACTATAAGATGGCCACCTCTCACAATCAAGCTCAACCTGGCTCTTCTAACAGCTCATACCCAGATGAATACAAAATTGCAGCCCTTGTCTTCTACAGCTGTATCTTCATAATTGGAGTATTTGTTAATGTCACTGCCTTATGGgttttcagttgttccaccaAGAAGAGAACCACTGTAACCATCTATATGATGAATGTGGCATTGCTGGACCTAATATTTATAATGAGTTTACCTTTTCGAATGTTTTATTATGCAAAAGGTGAATGGCCATTTGGTGAATACTTCTGCCAGATTCTCGGGGCACTCACGGTGTTTTATCCGAGTATTGCCCTGTGGCTTCTTGCTTTTATTAGTGCTGACAGATACATGGCCATTGTGCAGCCAAAATACgccaaagaacttaaaaaaacgTGCAAAGCCGTGCTAGCATGTGTGGGAGTCTGGATAATGACCCTGATCACCACCATCCCACTCCTACTGCTCTATGAAGACCCTGATAAAGCCTCCACCCCTGCCACCTGCCTGAAGATTTCTGACATCATCCACTTAAAAGCTATTAACATACTGAACTTCACTCgacttatattttttttcttgattcctctGTTCATCATGATTGGGTGCTACTTGGTCATTATTCATAGTCTGCTCCATGGTAGGACATCGAAGCTCAAACCAAAAGTCAAAGAGAAATCTATAAGGATCATCATCACCCTCCTGGTGCAGGTGATCGTCTGCTTCATGCCTTTCCACATCTGTTTTGCTTTCCTGATGTTGGAAGGGGATGAGAACAGTTACAATCCCTGGGGAGCCTTTACCACCTTCTTGATGAACCTCAGTACCTGTCTGGATGTGATTCTCTACTACATTGTTTCAAAACAATTTCAGGCTCGAGTCATTAGTGTCATGCTATACCGCAATTACCTTCGGAGCGTGCGCAGGAAAAGCTTCCGATCAGCTAGTTTGCGGTCACTAAGCAACATAAACAGTGACATGTTATGA